A single Cryomorphaceae bacterium DNA region contains:
- a CDS encoding peptidoglycan DD-metalloendopeptidase family protein, translating into MHPFLNRPFFILLFVLVGTQLLGQNKEELQRQKKNLQEEISYTNKLINETQASKRVSLNQLNTLDQKIRIREELMQTIDREIRLIDSEIERQNAQIDSLENELDHLRDQYAEMIRQAYRSRSSYTRLMFLLSAQDFNQAYKRLQFLKQYNDFRRRQAERLIQMEEVLEERIAALELEREEKEALRADKARERELLDGEKQQQRLTVDALSDKERQLKKELRQKEKDAKKLESAIQRIIEEEIRKAREAARAKDPEGKFEAFAMTPEAKALSANFTSNRGKLPWPVERGIIVSPYGEQPHPVLRGITIKNDGIDIATEKGSIARACFEGTVSAVIRIPGAGRAVVLRHGEYLTVYGNLNEVYVTQGQTVATKEMIGTVRTDGTDDQTVLQFQLWKGSTKQNPEPWLFK; encoded by the coding sequence ATGCACCCCTTCCTCAATAGGCCTTTTTTCATCCTTCTCTTCGTGCTCGTCGGCACGCAGTTGCTGGGTCAAAACAAGGAAGAACTTCAGCGTCAAAAGAAGAATCTTCAGGAAGAAATCAGCTATACCAACAAGCTGATCAATGAAACGCAGGCGTCCAAGCGCGTTTCCCTAAATCAACTCAATACCCTGGATCAAAAGATTCGCATCCGCGAGGAATTGATGCAGACCATTGATCGAGAAATCCGACTCATTGATTCCGAAATCGAACGGCAAAACGCCCAAATCGACTCTTTGGAGAACGAATTGGATCACCTTCGAGATCAATATGCCGAGATGATTCGTCAGGCGTATCGAAGCCGCAGTTCTTATACGCGCTTGATGTTTCTGCTCTCCGCCCAGGACTTCAACCAAGCCTATAAAAGACTTCAGTTTCTCAAGCAGTACAACGACTTTAGACGCCGCCAGGCCGAGCGTTTAATTCAAATGGAAGAGGTGTTGGAAGAACGCATCGCTGCACTGGAATTAGAAAGAGAAGAAAAAGAGGCCCTACGGGCCGATAAAGCTCGCGAGCGCGAACTCCTCGACGGGGAAAAGCAACAGCAACGACTCACTGTAGATGCGCTATCCGACAAGGAGCGTCAACTCAAGAAGGAGCTGCGCCAAAAAGAAAAGGACGCCAAAAAACTGGAAAGTGCCATTCAGCGAATCATCGAAGAAGAGATTAGAAAGGCGCGCGAAGCTGCTCGTGCCAAAGATCCTGAAGGCAAGTTTGAAGCTTTCGCGATGACCCCTGAAGCGAAAGCGCTCTCGGCCAACTTTACCTCGAACCGTGGAAAACTACCCTGGCCTGTGGAACGCGGTATTATCGTCAGTCCCTATGGGGAGCAACCTCATCCCGTTCTGCGCGGAATCACCATCAAAAACGATGGAATCGACATCGCCACAGAAAAAGGGTCCATCGCTCGAGCTTGTTTCGAAGGTACCGTCAGCGCGGTTATTCGCATTCCGGGAGCCGGTAGGGCAGTGGTCCTCCGTCACGGTGAGTACTTAACGGTTTACGGTAACTTGAATGAAGTGTACGTGACCCAAGGTCAAACGGTGGCCACTAAAGAAATGATTGGAACCGTCCGAACCGATGGAACGGATGATCAAACCGTGCTTCAATTTCAATTGTGGAAAGGGTCAACCAAGCAGAATCCTGAGCCTTGGTTGTTCAAATAA